The sequence CCCAGAGAAGTTGGTTGGGGGGTTACCGGAGGTTGACGCAGTTTAGAATAGTCTTCATCCAATGGGTTAGTAGGAGGTGGTTGATGAGTATGATCAGCTGTGTCGTAAACAGGTGTGCCTTCTCTCGGCAGGATGTTATCAAGACAGCTGGCTGTATCATACATTGGTCCATCGAGAGTAGACGTGAGATCCTGGGTGCCTGTTTTTACCGTATGTGAGGGTGGGCCGACACTAGGGTGAGAGTAATCATCTTCTGTGTGCACGTTCGAGGTCTCGTACAGTGAGTTAGTAAATGCGCGATCATCTGATGACCCTGTTCCAGTTTTTGAGTTCATTTCCAATCCAGGGCCATATATCGGATTCTGAAACTTATGTCCTGCTGACGATCCAGTTCCAGTTCCAGTTCCAATATTATTGTAAGCAGTACGAGCTGCTCCATCATCTATTAACAATAGCAGGAAAAGATAAGAGTTACTTACATGCTATACAATAAGTCCCCTCCAAGGCAAAAAATAGAGAAACTACATAATCATATTCTAGCCTAGGTTAGTGCTTATTGTAAACAACCTCAAACCCGGCATCAATTATGTAAATAcagaaaacataattatggttacccGTAGGATATATTAATACAGCACCTGTTTGCAGCACCGTTCAAACAGTCCAAACATGCACTCTTCCTTTTTTTTTTGCTAATTCATAGGGAATGACTATTATTCCAGAACTCAACCATTTCCttcacacacataattatgtattaggTTAAGTAGACAGTTTAGTTATGCCGAGTTATTAACTTTTAACTCACCTGAAACAAACTTGATGTGACCTCTTTTCCGAACTTGACACACGAGCACACATACAACAATCACCAAGACGATGATTACTAGGAAgagagctccacccactccaccagCTATACCACCCACAAGACCAACATCCACGAACAAGTCTGTTGTAACTGAAAATACGATTTTAGAATTAATTTTAAAATCCGCCCCTAGCGCATACACACCATTTCACGGTCAGAGGAGGCAGGTATGAAGCATTAACCTCTACTCATTATAAGGTCGCTAATGGACTGATCAGTTTTTATTTGCAAACCATTCAGCTATGTAACCTGTTTTTAAGGGTATCTGCTAAAGCAAAGGCTCATGGGGTGCAGTTCCAGATATGAAGATGCCATAGACGTGGAAAAAAGAAACTTCGATTTGAAAATAAACCCTATCCCTAAATAACGGTGGCTGAATCCAAATATTCCTACATCCTAAAGCAGATATACACTATTAACCGTAATCACCCCAGAACATAAACGTTGGTAAAGTAACTATCAAGCTTACAAAACACCAGTCACTCACCAGCTTCGCAGTTATTTCCAATGAATCCAGACAGACAGGTGGTACATCTTGTGGATATGTTTCGTTCAGAAAGACACACTGTACAGTTACGGCTGCTATCATATCCAGGCAGACAAGTGGAGCAGCTGGAGCTGAGATCGCGATGATCTATGCATTCAGAGCAATTTGTGTTAGGGTCAAAGTTAGTGGCCAAACATGTTTGACAGAGTGTTGCTGGATCCCCTCCTGGtagagcacacacactgcagtccGTATCAGTGAACCTGTCTGGTTTTAGGCAGAGGGAGCAGTTGGTGActggatctctgttgggtaggcaactAGTACAGTCCGATGTGATGTCCCAGCCTggtagacactgggtgcagttggtagagaggtctctgttgggtagacactgggtgcagttggtagagggatctctgttgggtagacactgggtgcagttggtagagggatctctattgggtagacactgggtgcagttggtagagggatctctgttgggtaggcactgggtgcagtttGTCTGTAGGTCGTAGAATTCCAACAAACATGATGTACAGCCATTGAGAGGATTGAAGTTTGTGTCTAAGCATGACAAACAGTTGGTCGATGGGTCGTATCTTGTACCTATAATGCACGTAGAGCAATTTTTATCAGCATCATAGTTTGTATTGATACATGTTGAACAGGTTTGGCCAATATTGTATCTAGGAAGGCAGGCTATGCAATTGGTGGTTGGGTCATAGTTGGTCTGTACACAAGTGGAGCAGCCAGTAGTAATATCCAGGTTATAGAGGCAGTCGTTGCAGGCTACAGGGTCTAATCGGTTGTCAGTACATGTTAGAGTGCCATTAGTTTGACATGTCGCTACTCGTGGATTGTTCTGAGGTGTGGTGGTACAGTCAGGTCCACAGAAACCAGGAGAGCACTCGACTCTAAAAGtcatggtcatgtgagataTGTTGTGGTTTCCAGTGAACGTCATTTCCTCTGTGAAGTCTGCTCCAAGTTGGAGGTTGTCCAGGTCAATCAACAGACTGTCTATTATGTACGGGAGTTTACTATCCACGGCTTCTATGAAGAACTGAATTCGTCCCTATAGAGGTAAGAAATTATCAAAACAATACCACAGAGAAAAGTACTACTTACCGTCCACGTATTAAAATCTGTGCTTGAAACAGGCAAAGGATTGGGTGTTACCCCTAGTAGTGCTGTTGGACCTTGACCGAATGTTGTGCTCATTTCACTGAATGGGCAAGTGCTGGGGGACATTGAACAGTCTGTGAAGCTGTACCCCATGCTGGGTCTTGTCTCCAGTGATGCACCGAATGATCTGATGGTCCAACGGAACCTTGTGTCACATCTATCCTCTCCTGTGTTGTTACAGTTGCCAGAACTAGATATAAATGGTAGTTCATCACAACACACTGGTATTGTGTCTGTAGGATAGCTTGTATTCAGCGGTCTCTGGCATTCAGCACACAGTCCGGTTGGGTTGGTGTAGTTGACCAAGTTGACAGTGAGAATAAAGTTACCACTCACCGGCTAAGAAATAGAACTTGATAAGCACTACAAACAATATAGAgttaccgtaattgatgtaattacagcgccactctaattATACGAATTCGAAATTTTCGgccataatattatgtatagcaccaatttgttttatgtatacaccgtaattatagtctagtaaattttttctggcgctgtaattacattaaCTACggtaccgtaagacctcgatttaaggcgaccctccaaatatgcgacacccaggagtttcagcaattttctgacctctaaaagtagcaacagctgcgttgacaattaatttttaatgtcgcgttctaaatagagg is a genomic window of Halichondria panicea chromosome 15, odHalPani1.1, whole genome shotgun sequence containing:
- the LOC135348967 gene encoding delta-like protein A isoform X1 is translated as MWIMVNIRGCILRRVVLILSVVLMVTSKTPVSGNFILTVNLVNYTNPTGLCAECQRPLNTSYPTDTIPVCCDELPFISSSGNCNNTGEDRCDTRFRWTIRSFGASLETRPSMGYSFTDCSMSPSTCPFSEMSTTFGQGPTALLGVTPNPLPVSSTDFNTWTGRIQFFIEAVDSKLPYIIDSLLIDLDNLQLGADFTEEMTFTGNHNISHMTMTFRVECSPGFCGPDCTTTPQNNPRVATCQTNGTLTCTDNRLDPVACNDCLYNLDITTGCSTCVQTNYDPTTNCIACLPRYNIGQTCSTCINTNYDADKNCSTCIIGTRYDPSTNCLSCLDTNFNPLNGCTSCLLEFYDLQTNCTQCLPNRDPSTNCTQCLPNRDPSTNCTQCLPNRDPSTNCTQCLPNRDLSTNCTQCLPGWDITSDCTSCLPNRDPVTNCSLCLKPDRFTDTDCSVCALPGGDPATLCQTCLATNFDPNTNCSECIDHRDLSSSCSTCLPGYDSSRNCTVCLSERNISTRCTTCLSGFIGNNCEAVTTDLFVDVGLVGGIAGGVGGALFLVIIVLVIVVCVLVCQVRKRGHIKFVSDDGAARTAYNNIGTGTGTGSSAGHKFQNPIYGPGLEMNSKTGTGSSDDRAFTNSLYETSNVHTEDDYSHPSVGPPSHTVKTGTQDLTSTLDGPMYDTASCLDNILPREGTPVYDTADHTHQPPPTNPLDEDYSKLRQPPVTPQPTSLGDYDTAIFIEQPVYDEAFPPPDDSLSKKGTRHPSKSAGAYEDIDDEDIRGRDEYDTTYPPPAVIPSVNVYSKLGRLEAELPAYDVANNHHPKQVQPKAPPPNGSLYDTADYPQEQAARPEHDYTETSDFLPTLIKEETSQHTYDYADANEFLSGSSSAKRSYDYVDNPIDGTNALPPALAPLASSVYTNTTPGKITVEAESHYDLGQ